Proteins encoded by one window of Streptomyces sp. NBC_01571:
- a CDS encoding ribose-phosphate diphosphokinase, producing MTGIKTTGKKKMMFFSGRAHPELAEEVAHKLGVGVVPTKAFDFANGEIYIRYQESARGADCFLMQSHTAPINKWIMEQLIMIDALKRASARSITVIVPFYGYARQDKKHRGREPISARLIADLMKTAGADRILTVDLHTDQIQGFFDGPVDHLFALPILADYVGAKVDRSKLTVVSPDAGRVRVADRWCDRLDAPLAIVHKRRDKDVANQVTVHEVVGDVKGRVCVLVDDMIDTGGTICAAADALFAHGAEDVIVTATHGVLSGPAADRLKNSKVSEFIFTDTLPTPGELELDKITVLSIAPTIANAVREVFEDGSVTSLFEEQ from the coding sequence GTGACCGGGATCAAGACGACCGGCAAGAAGAAGATGATGTTCTTCTCCGGCCGCGCCCACCCCGAGCTTGCTGAGGAGGTCGCCCACAAGCTGGGTGTCGGGGTAGTCCCGACGAAGGCCTTCGACTTCGCCAACGGCGAGATCTACATCCGCTACCAGGAGTCCGCCCGCGGCGCCGACTGCTTCCTGATGCAGAGCCACACGGCTCCCATCAACAAGTGGATCATGGAGCAGCTGATCATGATCGACGCCCTGAAGCGGGCGTCCGCGCGGAGCATCACGGTCATCGTGCCGTTCTACGGTTACGCCCGGCAGGACAAGAAGCACCGCGGACGTGAACCGATCTCGGCACGTCTGATCGCGGACCTGATGAAGACGGCGGGCGCCGACCGCATCCTCACCGTCGACCTGCACACCGACCAGATCCAGGGCTTCTTCGACGGCCCGGTCGACCACCTCTTCGCGCTGCCGATCCTGGCGGACTACGTGGGTGCCAAGGTCGACCGGTCGAAGCTCACCGTCGTCTCCCCGGACGCGGGCCGGGTGCGCGTCGCCGACCGCTGGTGCGACCGTCTGGACGCGCCGCTGGCGATCGTGCACAAGCGCCGCGACAAGGACGTCGCCAACCAGGTCACCGTCCACGAGGTCGTCGGTGACGTGAAGGGCCGCGTCTGTGTCCTCGTCGACGACATGATCGACACGGGTGGCACGATCTGCGCCGCCGCCGACGCTCTCTTCGCGCACGGCGCCGAGGACGTCATCGTCACGGCGACGCACGGTGTGCTCTCCGGTCCGGCCGCCGACCGTCTGAAGAACTCCAAGGTGAGCGAGTTCATCTTCACGGACACCCTGCCGACCCCGGGCGAGCTGGAACTGGACAAGATCACGGTGCTCTCCATCGCGCCGACGATCGCCAACGCGGTGCGTGAGGTCTTCGAGGACGGCTCGGTGACGAGCCTGTTCGAGGAGCAGTAG
- a CDS encoding 50S ribosomal protein L25/general stress protein Ctc has product MSEVKLAAETRTEFGKGAARRIRRESKVPAVVYGHGTDPVHIALPGHELQLALRTPNVLLTLDIEGKTELAIPKAVQRDAIKGYLEHVDLLLVKRGEKVNVEVYVHTEGELAPGAYLLEHVLSTLTVEAEATHIPESVTVSIQGLEAGAAILAKDIPLPKGTTLAIDEDAVVLQVLAAQAEEAPADAEAETTEA; this is encoded by the coding sequence ATGTCCGAGGTCAAGCTCGCCGCCGAGACCCGCACCGAGTTCGGCAAGGGCGCCGCCCGCCGCATCCGCCGCGAGAGCAAGGTTCCCGCGGTCGTCTACGGCCACGGCACCGACCCCGTCCACATCGCGCTGCCGGGCCACGAGCTGCAGCTCGCCCTGCGCACCCCGAACGTCCTGCTCACCCTGGACATCGAGGGCAAGACCGAGCTCGCGATCCCGAAGGCCGTCCAGCGTGACGCCATCAAGGGCTACCTCGAGCACGTCGACCTGCTCCTCGTGAAGCGCGGCGAGAAGGTCAACGTCGAGGTCTACGTCCACACCGAGGGCGAGCTCGCTCCGGGTGCCTACCTGCTCGAGCACGTGCTCAGCACGCTGACGGTCGAGGCCGAGGCCACCCACATCCCGGAGTCGGTCACCGTCTCCATCCAGGGCCTGGAGGCCGGCGCGGCCATCCTCGCCAAGGACATCCCGCTCCCCAAGGGCACCACGCTGGCGATCGACGAGGACGCGGTCGTCCTCCAGGTCCTCGCCGCCCAGGCGGAGGAGGCCCCGGCGGACGCCGAGGCCGAGACCACCGAGGCCTGA
- the pth gene encoding aminoacyl-tRNA hydrolase: protein MGDTDVTTDAGAPWLIVGLGNPGPEYAMNRHNVGFMVADLLAERIGGSFKRAGKAQAQVIEGRIGPPGPANRRVILAKPMSYMNLSGGPVNALRDFYKVPLAHVVAIHDELDIDYGVLRLKLGGGDNGHNGLKSMTKAMGPDYHRVRFGIGRPPGRMQVADFVLKDFASAERKELGYFVDRASDAVECLVIDGLERAQGTYNS, encoded by the coding sequence ATGGGAGACACCGACGTGACGACGGACGCAGGCGCCCCCTGGCTGATCGTGGGCCTCGGCAATCCCGGCCCCGAGTACGCCATGAACCGGCACAACGTGGGCTTCATGGTCGCCGATCTGCTGGCGGAACGGATCGGCGGCAGCTTCAAGCGGGCGGGGAAGGCCCAGGCGCAGGTGATCGAGGGCCGCATCGGCCCGCCCGGTCCGGCGAACCGCCGGGTGATCCTGGCCAAGCCGATGTCGTACATGAACCTGTCCGGCGGCCCGGTGAACGCGCTGCGCGACTTCTACAAGGTCCCGCTCGCCCATGTCGTCGCGATCCACGACGAGCTGGACATCGACTACGGGGTGCTGCGGCTCAAGCTGGGCGGCGGCGACAACGGGCACAACGGGCTGAAGTCCATGACGAAGGCGATGGGTCCCGACTACCACCGGGTGCGCTTCGGCATCGGCCGGCCCCCGGGCCGGATGCAGGTCGCCGACTTCGTGCTCAAGGACTTCGCCTCGGCCGAGCGCAAGGAGCTGGGCTACTTCGTGGACCGGGCCTCGGACGCGGTGGAGTGCCTCGTCATCGACGGGCTGGAACGGGCGCAGGGCACGTACAACTCCTGA